The following nucleotide sequence is from Nothobranchius furzeri strain GRZ-AD chromosome 11, NfurGRZ-RIMD1, whole genome shotgun sequence.
CCTACAATAATTCTATCAAAAATTCCCTGAAGTGGCTAATGACAAACAATTGTGCCCAACTAAAGTTAAAAATAACATCAATAACATCCACGCTTCAACTGTACCTTATCTGGAAATGTCAACAGTCATTGATGTGAATCTGCATGGTTAATCCCAGGATAGTCTAGTAACCATTATAATTCCATTTTGGCTGAGTGACTTAATTGTGTCTGAGGGTAGACATTGCATAATAGAAATTTCAGTTTCAGTAAGGAATGAAAATTGTTCAGTACACCAAAAATTCCCTAACCCCTGTTTGAGTATAAAACACTTCAGGATGTTTGAGTTGAATCAGACACACTTGAAAGAATTGGACTCCATTTTTCATCAAGATGCTCCTCATCAAGCTCTGTGAGTTATTTTTACTATAAAATATTGAATTTTTTTGCAAGAAAGTAGTTAAAAGATTTTTCATTtgtaattttttaattttttttatgtcagtctcTATTTCTGCCTTGTTGCTTCTGGTGCTCGAATGCCCCGTAGCGGTCAGCCGGGCTCTACCGGCAGTGGGTCAAGAAGGGATGAGAGACTTCTGCGTTTTGAACGCACGGGCTCTTCTAAGAAACATCACATCTGCACTCACACAAGTATAAACGACTCGATGAAGGTGAAATTCTCCACTGACACCAATGTGTTTTGGTGTTTAAACATCTCTACTCCCAACAGGCAGAACTGTTCAGTGGGATCGACTGCACTAGGCAGAACATGGAGGTGAACTTAAACACCGACACACCTTCCGTCTGCTCGCCAAAGGTAAGCATTTACTCTACTCAACTAACTTCaatgtaaataaaacctttgagaGTTTTTGTTCTTGCAGTTGTTCTAAAATGGTCCAACTGTTCTTTTCTCAGGACTCAAATTGCTCTAGAAGCACTAAATCAGACTTTGATCAGGTAAGTTTCTCTGTTTTTTAATTCATTACGCAAGAAATAAACATTGTTCAAGCATAAATTTTGAAACAAAACATCTATTTTCTGATTTGTTTCCCCATCTAGGCATCTTGTTTGACAAACATCGGAAATGATCTGACTCACTACTACACATTTCTCTACGCTCAACCAGACCCCGATCATGTACTCGGTTCGTCTGTTTTGCAGAGTCTCCGAGAACTCATGGAGGTAATGTAACTGAAATTTTATGCTTTAATTTGGTTTAAACTTGTACTATTGAGACATTTAAATGACTAATTAAATATGTATGATTTGCACTTCATAATGTTGTAAAagatttacattttttgtgatgaaCAGACGTGCTTCAAGGGGTCAGTGCCGACAGagttgaagaaggtgaaaatgGTGAAATATCGTTCAATGAAGCAGAAGTCCAGCAgatgtttattttattgtagTATTTAATACTTGGTGGGGTTGTTGTCTTCTCTTCTAGGCTGCTGCGGATCATTCAAGCACCTACAGTGAAAGACTGAATCTTTGCAAAGTGATGAGAGGTTTTCACGTCCGCACCATCACTATCAACCGTGCTATCGGCTACATGAACTCTGGTGATCATCAGAGATAAATCAGCAAGTTTGGAAAACACCCATCTTACAAACTAATTCATGTTCCATGGAAATTATTTAGTTTTGAcgagaaacacttttatttagtgTTTTGGAACAGTACACGTTTACCATTATTATCTTTGTGAAAGCAAGACATGTATTTTAAACATCCAGATGATGTGTGGAATTATTATTTTATAAAGTTTATTCATAGAATGTTATATTTATATATCTtgagttatttatttttactatttattgatGTTGTGACTTGCTTCTGAGAACAATCAAATAAACTTTTTTCTGCATtataaatgttattttatttaatttacgtTCAACTTTTAAATTATAATTTGAATGCATGTAAAAGTAAAGGGATTTTATTTCAGATCCAGAGTGATCAAATTTGCATGAGATATTGACGAGTCATGATGAATGCTCTTCCATTACCAGAGCACAAGTGCATTTTCCTAAAATTACCTTAATtattgttagggattttatcaatcaccTAATACCTGCAGTCGAAGAGGAAAGAGAGACAATTAACCGCACGTTTACCATATTGCAATTGGGGCAGATCAGCTCACAAAGTGAGACTCGTGCAACTGCAAGGAGATGCTGCCCTGAGAGCTTTATTTACACAAGAACAGAGATATAagacagtctgtgtgtgtgtgtgtgtgtgtgtgtgtgtgtgtgtgtgtgtgtgtgtgtgtgtgtgtgtgtgtgtgtgtgtgtgtgtgtgtgtgtgtgtgtgtgtgtgtgtgtgtgtgtgtgtgtgtgtgtgtgtaggagtaaGTAAGGAAGAGGTGAGTGTCTGAGTTGTAAGGAAGTTACAAGACGAGcaaaagtaaatggtaaatggtaaatggcctgtatttgatatagcgccttctagagtcctggaaccccccaaggcgatttacaacacaatcagtccttcacccattcacacacgcacacattcacacactggtggggatgagctacgatgtagccacagctgccctgaggcgcactgacagaggcgaggctgccgagcactggcgccaccggtccctccgaccaccaccagcaggcaacttaggttaagtgtcttgctcaaggacacaacgacagcgacagactgagcggggctcgaacctgcaaccttccgattacggggcgagcacttaactcctgtgcacttaactcctgtgccactgtcgttaTGTTTTACCCAAACAGGAAATAAATGTTTTACTATAAGGTGACACGGATACTGCCAGAAGAAAACTTTTTGACGGCCAATCAAATTGCAGGGTTTAAACTTGTGTTGTAAGATTTTTATTCACAACCAAATGCAATAAAAATGAAATCATGAAAATCACTAAAAGTATTTAATGCCCCCACAAACTGAGATTTACTCCAGTTTGTTGATGATGTCATGATGTTTTGATTGTGCACGTAACTGCAGCTGTTTATTCATAAAACCGTACTGAAAGTAAACAGAGGGTTTCgttttgtgtttgtttctttTGACATGCAATGGAACTGAAACAGGTGACCTTTGTGGTTGCTGAGGTTGAGAACAACCTATGATGTTTTCACAGAGTACATGACAGCTAAGAGTTTATTTATAGAATGGGTCGAAGGTCAAGGACTGGATCGGTGAATGTTCATTTTATGAATGAACTCCGAGGCAACCAATTAAAATCCACCACAAATGTATTGAggttgtttatttattatttacatAAGATTTTATGGTTTTATTGGTTCTGTAATTTGAATTTAGGACTCAACTGCCAGATGGTCCGTTAACATGAAACAATTTTCTTTTAATATTGGAACTGCATATagttgaaatataaaatcaaagcGATTTATTACCGAATCTTCAAAATCCAATGACTTATTTATCACTGCACTGTTGAACGAGACTTTATATAATAAGTTTTCTTATTCATGAAGTTCgttgcacaaaatccctcaaaCATAAAGTGATTTCAGTAGTTtgattctcaacagtttcagttcTTTGCCGACGAAGCCGTTTCAGGTCTCTGTCACCATAAGCAAGCAAGCTGGAGCtgtccacgcccacccatcctctACACATGCTGCTACATGCTGAGAAACTCTGATAACCAGAGGTTCAGAAGAGAGCTGCTGtttctccagcagcagctgtcttaCAGTGAGAGATGGTAATTttccttttgtgacatcacaaacagggactttttgaaacagattTATTTGGTCACATTTTGACAGAAAACCAATGGATGGGTTTTTGTTTGCATTTGGAGTTTATTGAGgcacaaaaagatgcaaatgTATATATTCTCAGGTTTCCATTACCCATCATTTCAAACCAAATAAGTAGGTTTTACTTTCTTGCGTTAAAACATAGGATTCTGTTTCATTATTTGGTCAGCCAATAAAAAAAATGCTACAAGATAATAGTGTTTTGAATTTCTTGCAAACTTGAGAAATATTGGCAGATTGAGCTCTATGACATCCAAAACCTAGATGGGGAGGgtcgttcatgcttttatttatttatttgtttgtttgttttgtggacTCTGGAGTTTGTCCAAAATGTATTTTCTAAGCTTTTTCTCCAGTTGCTCTGAGGCTGACTGGCTCTTCAGTCATTTTCTTCATGTTACAGTCTCTGGTCAGGACATTCGGGGCTCTGTGTGGCCGTACACACAATCATACACATCTAATTAGGACTTACCCTCTacaaaatcaacaataaaaactaatGATGGCAGTTGTTGCAATTACGGTCCCTTCATTATGTGACTTTGTGCCCGTTAAAAAACTAAAAATCATTCTTTAAAGGCTAGCATGGAAATGTACTCAATTATTCTAATTATTTGATTTTATCTTAGCTCATTTCAATATTACTTGAGACATATAAGTGTTGTATTTGTATGATTTGTATACTATTTTACTATATATGAGAGAGATTTtttttaatgaggaaaaaaagagaaaaatgtgTGTGACAATACACAAGTATTGCCACCTAGTGTGTAGTGTGGGTCATAGCAAGTGGCCtaagataaaatattaaaaaaatacattgtAAAAACACCTTGGTTGTCGTCGATAAGATCATTCAAACAAGCAGGCACGCACACCGTATAAAAAGGTCAACGCGTAAAATCACTGCGGTGACGCAGCAAGTGGCGCATCTTCACCCAGGTGTGTTGAGGGTAGTTTAATTACCTGCAGCTGGTGTGGCTTTATTTCCAGCAGCTTCGAGGCTTAGTCTGTTTCAAACTTGTCTAAGAATGGCCCGTAACCTGCCACGGATCGTGTTTTACTGGACCCTAGCTTTCTACTCCGTTTCCACTCTCACTGAAGACCGGCTGACCGACAGCCGAAGCTCCGGCGCTGCAAACCTCCAAACTCGGCTCAGGATGCGCGGAGAAGTCCCCCAGCCTCGGTTGTCTGCGACGAACCACCAGGAGAGCAGCGTGGAGCACGGCGGTCACACCCGAGCCGTCCTGGTAAAGTGCCATCCGGATTCAATGGAGGTTGTGGTGCAGGCTGACCTGTTTGAGACGGGCCTGGAGGTAGACGGGGGTCACCTGAGACTGGGCTCGGACTCTCCAGGTCAGGGGACGCAGTGTGGTGCGTTCCAATCAGGAGAAGGGGAGTTCACCATCCTGGTCGGCCTGACAGAGTGTGGAACCAAACTCTCTGTAAGAGATTATGTCTCTTTGATTCCGATTTGGCTTAAAAGAGTTTTGCATAAGTTTCAGACTGAAATTTGAATTTTTCAGTCAACAGAAGAGAAGATTATCTATTCCAATGTTCTGATTCACTCACCTGAACTTTCACCTGCTGGGCTCTTTAGACTGGATGAAGCTGCTATTCCTGTTGAATGCCATTATGAAAAGTAAGTCacttaaaatgtgttttggagccgTTTACATCAAGGTTTTTTTTTAACTGGTTTAATATTCTAGGAGGTATTCGGTGGATGGCATCTCTTTACTTCCTGCTTGGATTCCTTACATCACCACAGCCTCTGAGGAAAACCAAATAGACTTCGATATACGAATCATGAATGGTATTACAGCTTTTTCAAATGCACCTGCaataatgagtgtgtgtgtgtgtgtgtgtgtgtgtgtgtgccaatgTGTGTGTAGTTTTGAAATCTGCATcaaatgattttttttctgcagatgACTGGCAGCATGAAAGGGGATCTCATCTGTTCTTTCTGGGAGATGTCATCAACTTTGAAGTCTCTGTTGTTAACTCAAACCACATACCCCTCAGAGTTTATGTTGACCAttgtgttgcca
It contains:
- the LOC107384455 gene encoding interleukin-12 subunit alpha, giving the protein MSVSISALLLLVLECPVAVSRALPAVGQEGMRDFCVLNARALLRNITSALTQAELFSGIDCTRQNMEVNLNTDTPSVCSPKDSNCSRSTKSDFDQASCLTNIGNDLTHYYTFLYAQPDPDHVLGSSVLQSLRELMEAAADHSSTYSERLNLCKVMRGFHVRTITINRAIGYMNSGDHQR
- the LOC107384000 gene encoding zona pellucida sperm-binding protein 3; translation: MARNLPRIVFYWTLAFYSVSTLTEDRLTDSRSSGAANLQTRLRMRGEVPQPRLSATNHQESSVEHGGHTRAVLVKCHPDSMEVVVQADLFETGLEVDGGHLRLGSDSPGQGTQCGAFQSGEGEFTILVGLTECGTKLSSTEEKIIYSNVLIHSPELSPAGLFRLDEAAIPVECHYEKRYSVDGISLLPAWIPYITTASEENQIDFDIRIMNDDWQHERGSHLFFLGDVINFEVSVVNSNHIPLRVYVDHCVAMATPDMDAELRYDFIEHNGCLADAYLTNSNSLFLPRAENKLRFQLNAFRFYQEPSDQVFITCFVKAVPVTSEVNSQNRACSFIGQRWLSVDGSNQVCRSCDISQRFEEPQATEPPKVTQTWPTMTSQGSLVPNKAQHPLATYFHVRPGSKNSQFGRPQQPSKLRKRKADSKEQKTVLLRPLTVLPSRSTKRLKRKGMLSQKTWNI